The following are encoded together in the Pseudomonas sp. Leaf58 genome:
- a CDS encoding OmpA family protein yields the protein MKTAFRLIAASTIAAMLSGCALDGMNKMTTYGGVGALAGAAAGALIGGDGNRGKGALIGAVLAGGAGAGYGYYADKQEAELRKQLAGTGVDIQREGDSIKLIMPGNVTFKTNSSDIASNFYSPLNQVSASLKQYDQTTVSVVGYTDNTGPRQYNMNLSQQRAQNVAQHIISQGVGGHRLMIHGAGPDQPVASNSTEGGRLQNRRVEISLRPVVAAGA from the coding sequence ATGAAAACCGCTTTTCGCTTGATCGCTGCTTCGACGATCGCCGCAATGCTCTCCGGTTGCGCCCTTGATGGCATGAACAAGATGACCACCTATGGCGGCGTGGGCGCCCTAGCCGGCGCTGCCGCTGGCGCACTCATCGGTGGCGACGGCAATCGCGGCAAGGGCGCACTGATTGGTGCCGTGCTGGCGGGCGGCGCGGGTGCCGGGTACGGCTACTATGCTGACAAGCAGGAGGCCGAGCTGCGCAAGCAACTGGCAGGTACCGGGGTAGATATTCAGCGCGAAGGTGATTCGATCAAGCTGATCATGCCGGGGAATGTCACCTTCAAGACCAACTCCAGCGACATCGCCAGCAATTTCTACAGCCCGCTCAACCAGGTTTCGGCTTCGCTCAAGCAATACGACCAGACCACCGTCTCGGTGGTGGGGTATACCGACAACACCGGCCCACGGCAGTACAACATGAACCTGTCACAACAGCGAGCGCAGAACGTTGCTCAGCACATCATTTCCCAGGGGGTGGGTGGGCATCGCCTGATGATTCATGGCGCTGGGCCCGATCAGCCTGTGGCGAGCAACAGCACTGAAGGCGGTCGACTGCAAAATCGTCGTGTGGAGATCAGCCTTCGCCCAGTGGTGGCAGCCGGGGCGTAA
- a CDS encoding DUF3828 domain-containing protein: MSRGLLAELSVGAGADQVGTGVDYFIQAPGMDAGWSSALEVKTQFESSSQAVVAVTLEQASGVKQGLLVQLKPLQGCWKIAHIGPRTTGLYQKNCETALGQT; the protein is encoded by the coding sequence GTGTCACGTGGCTTGCTGGCCGAGCTGAGTGTAGGTGCTGGCGCAGACCAGGTTGGTACCGGGGTGGACTATTTCATCCAGGCGCCTGGCATGGATGCGGGCTGGAGCAGTGCGCTGGAGGTGAAAACCCAGTTCGAAAGCAGCAGCCAAGCCGTGGTTGCAGTGACGCTGGAGCAGGCTTCCGGCGTGAAGCAGGGTCTGCTAGTGCAACTCAAGCCATTGCAAGGTTGCTGGAAAATTGCGCATATTGGGCCGCGCACCACGGGGCTTTACCAAAAGAACTGTGAGACAGCGCTGGGGCAAACATGA
- the parE gene encoding DNA topoisomerase IV subunit B — protein sequence MTLPNTYNADAIEVLSGLDPVRKRPGMYTDTTRPNHLAQEVIDNSVDEAMAGHATSIEVILHEDNSLEVTDNGRGMPIDIHPTEKMSGVELILTKLHAGGKFSNKNYEFSGGLHGVGISVVNALSANVVVNIKRDGGLHSISFADGYKLTELERIESVGKKNTGTSVHFWPDPKYFDSPKFSASRLKHVLKAKAVLCPGLNITFEDKIAGEKLEWHYEDGLRSYLSEACADSETVPEDPFTGKLRGDKVELEWALTWLVEGGEALQESYVNLIPTAQGGTHVNGLRQGLLDAMREFCEFRNLLPRNVKLAPEDIWGGITYVLSLKMQDAQFSGQTKERLSSREASPYVSAVVKDAFSLWLNEHPDKGQALAEMAISAAHRRLKSSKKVERKKITQGPALPGKLADCSGTDPMRGELFLVEGDSAGGSAKQARDKEYQAILPLRGKILNTWEVESGEVLASQEVNNIAVAIGIDPGSSDLSELRYGKICILADADSDGLHIATLLCALFVQHFRPLVAAGHIFVAMPPLYRIDLGKEKFYALDEAERDAIIDRLAAAKKRGTPQVTRFKGLGEMNPPQLRETTMDPNTRRLVKLSIDDHAVTNEIMDMLLAKKRASDRKSWLEDKGNLADVEV from the coding sequence ATGACGCTGCCCAATACATACAACGCTGATGCCATCGAGGTGCTCTCCGGGCTGGATCCGGTTCGCAAACGCCCAGGCATGTACACCGACACCACACGCCCGAACCACTTGGCCCAGGAAGTGATCGACAACAGCGTCGACGAAGCAATGGCTGGGCATGCCACAAGCATTGAAGTGATCTTGCATGAAGACAACTCGCTGGAAGTGACAGACAACGGGCGCGGCATGCCCATTGACATCCACCCCACCGAAAAGATGTCCGGTGTTGAGCTCATCCTGACCAAGCTGCACGCAGGCGGCAAGTTCTCGAACAAGAACTACGAGTTCTCGGGCGGCTTGCACGGTGTTGGCATCTCGGTGGTGAACGCCCTGTCGGCCAATGTGGTCGTCAATATCAAGCGCGATGGTGGTCTGCACAGCATCAGCTTTGCTGACGGCTACAAGCTCACCGAGTTGGAGCGCATTGAGTCGGTGGGTAAGAAGAACACTGGCACCTCGGTTCACTTCTGGCCAGACCCGAAGTATTTCGACTCACCCAAATTTTCCGCCAGCCGTCTCAAGCACGTTCTTAAAGCCAAAGCCGTGCTTTGCCCAGGCCTGAACATCACCTTTGAAGACAAAATCGCAGGCGAGAAGCTCGAATGGCACTACGAAGATGGCCTGCGCTCGTACCTGTCTGAGGCCTGCGCTGACAGTGAAACCGTGCCGGAAGACCCCTTCACCGGCAAGCTGCGTGGCGACAAGGTTGAGCTGGAGTGGGCCCTGACCTGGCTGGTAGAGGGCGGCGAAGCGCTGCAGGAGAGCTACGTCAACCTGATCCCGACCGCCCAGGGCGGTACCCACGTCAACGGCCTGCGCCAAGGCCTGCTCGATGCCATGCGCGAGTTCTGCGAGTTCCGCAACCTGCTGCCACGCAACGTCAAGCTGGCTCCTGAGGATATCTGGGGCGGCATCACCTACGTGCTGTCGCTGAAGATGCAGGATGCCCAGTTCTCCGGCCAGACCAAAGAGCGCCTCTCTTCCCGCGAAGCCTCGCCTTATGTCAGCGCCGTGGTAAAAGATGCCTTCAGCCTGTGGCTCAACGAACACCCTGACAAGGGCCAGGCGCTGGCGGAAATGGCGATCAGCGCCGCCCACCGCCGCCTCAAGAGCAGCAAGAAGGTCGAGCGCAAGAAGATCACCCAGGGCCCGGCACTGCCCGGCAAGCTCGCGGATTGCTCGGGTACCGACCCGATGCGTGGCGAACTGTTCCTCGTCGAAGGCGACTCTGCAGGCGGCAGTGCCAAGCAAGCCCGCGACAAGGAGTATCAGGCCATCCTGCCTTTGCGTGGCAAGATCCTCAACACCTGGGAAGTCGAAAGCGGCGAAGTCCTGGCCAGCCAGGAAGTGAACAACATCGCCGTGGCCATTGGCATTGACCCAGGCTCGTCGGATCTGAGCGAGCTGCGCTATGGCAAGATCTGTATCCTGGCCGACGCCGACTCGGACGGCTTGCACATCGCCACCTTGCTCTGCGCACTGTTCGTCCAGCATTTCCGTCCGCTCGTGGCTGCCGGCCACATCTTCGTCGCGATGCCGCCGCTGTACCGCATTGACCTGGGCAAAGAGAAATTCTACGCCCTGGACGAAGCCGAGCGCGACGCCATCATCGATCGCCTGGCCGCTGCGAAAAAGCGTGGCACTCCGCAGGTCACACGCTTCAAGGGCCTTGGTGAGATGAACCCGCCCCAGCTGCGTGAAACCACCATGGATCCGAACACCCGCCGCCTGGTGAAGCTCTCGATCGATGACCACGCCGTGACCAACGAGATCATGGATATGCTGCTGGCGAAAAAGCGTGCCTCTGATCGCAAGAGCTGGCTGGAAGACAAGGGCAACCTCGCAGATGTCGAAGTCTGA
- the parC gene encoding DNA topoisomerase IV subunit A codes for MNDAINLSLEGVEERSMADFTETAYLNYSMYVIMDRALPHIGDGLKPVQRRITYAMSELGLDADSKHKKSARTVGDVLGKFHPHGDSACYEAMVLMAQPFSYRYTLVDGQGNWGAPDDPKSFAAMRYTEARLSRYSETLLTELGQGTVDWVPNFDGTLKEPATLPARLPNLLLNGTTGIAVGMATDFPPHNLREVAAACIRLLDDPATTTAQLMEHIKGPDYPTEAEIISSPGDILKMYETGRGSVKMRAVYSVEDGDIVITALPHQVSGAKVLETIAVQMQAKKLPMVADLRDESDHENACRMVIVPRSNRVDTEALMDHLFATTELESSYRANFNVIGLDGRPAVKGLSTLLSEWLQFRITTVRRRLQFRLDKVEARLHLLEGLLIAFLNMDEVIHIIRTEDEPRTALMARFELTEAQATYILETRLRQLARLEEMKIRGEQDQLLQERESLKLYLENEVELKGLVRSEIIADADTYGDERRSPIVERAEAKALSETELMPSEPVTVVLSDKGWVRSAKGHDVDGAGMSYKAGDTFKMAANGRSNQSAVFIDSTGRSFSLPVNQMPSARTQGEPLSGKLSIQQGATFECVTLPDDQAYYLLASDAGYGFVVKGEDLQSKNKNGKTLLTLPDNSKVIAPILLKDRDQDWVAAVTSEGRLLIFQASELPQLPKGKGNKIISVPGDRVASREEMMTQLVTLSEGDSLLITAGKRTMTLKPSDLEGYKSSRGKRGSLLPKGYQKVDQVEVSAS; via the coding sequence ATGAACGATGCGATCAACCTGAGCCTGGAGGGCGTTGAAGAACGCTCGATGGCTGATTTCACCGAGACGGCCTACCTCAACTACTCCATGTACGTCATCATGGATCGGGCGTTGCCGCACATTGGCGACGGCCTGAAGCCTGTGCAGCGCCGGATCACCTATGCGATGAGTGAGCTGGGCCTTGATGCCGACAGCAAGCACAAGAAGTCAGCGCGTACCGTGGGTGACGTACTGGGTAAATTCCACCCCCATGGCGACTCGGCGTGCTACGAGGCGATGGTGCTCATGGCCCAGCCGTTTTCCTACCGCTACACCCTGGTCGATGGCCAGGGGAACTGGGGCGCCCCTGATGACCCGAAATCCTTTGCAGCCATGCGATACACCGAGGCGCGGCTTTCCCGCTACTCCGAAACGCTGCTGACCGAGCTGGGCCAGGGCACCGTTGACTGGGTGCCTAACTTCGACGGCACCCTCAAGGAACCTGCCACGCTGCCAGCGCGCTTGCCCAACCTGCTGCTCAACGGCACCACGGGCATTGCTGTGGGCATGGCCACCGACTTCCCGCCGCACAACCTGCGCGAAGTGGCCGCTGCTTGCATTCGACTGCTGGATGATCCAGCGACGACCACCGCGCAATTGATGGAACACATCAAGGGCCCGGATTACCCGACCGAAGCTGAAATCATCAGCTCGCCTGGTGACATCCTCAAGATGTATGAAACAGGTCGTGGTTCGGTGAAAATGCGTGCGGTGTATAGCGTTGAAGACGGCGATATTGTCATCACCGCGCTGCCGCACCAAGTGTCGGGCGCCAAGGTGCTGGAAACTATCGCGGTACAAATGCAGGCGAAAAAGCTCCCGATGGTTGCGGATCTGCGTGATGAATCCGACCATGAAAACGCTTGCCGCATGGTCATCGTTCCGCGCTCCAACCGGGTCGACACTGAAGCGTTGATGGATCACCTGTTTGCTACCACTGAACTTGAATCCAGCTACCGCGCCAACTTCAACGTGATTGGCCTGGATGGACGCCCTGCGGTCAAGGGGCTCTCCACGTTGCTCAGCGAGTGGCTGCAGTTCCGCATCACCACGGTGCGCCGCCGCCTGCAATTCCGCTTGGACAAGGTCGAGGCCCGCCTGCACCTGTTGGAAGGTTTGCTCATCGCATTCCTCAACATGGATGAGGTGATTCACATCATTCGCACCGAGGACGAGCCGCGTACGGCCCTGATGGCACGCTTCGAGCTCACCGAAGCCCAAGCCACCTACATTCTGGAAACCCGCCTGCGCCAATTGGCACGCCTGGAAGAGATGAAGATCCGTGGCGAGCAAGATCAGTTGCTGCAGGAGCGCGAGAGCCTCAAGCTTTACCTGGAAAATGAAGTGGAGCTCAAGGGGCTGGTGCGCTCGGAGATCATTGCTGATGCCGACACCTATGGCGATGAGCGCCGTTCGCCGATCGTGGAGCGCGCTGAAGCCAAGGCACTGTCCGAAACTGAGTTGATGCCTTCTGAGCCGGTGACGGTGGTGCTGTCGGATAAAGGCTGGGTGCGCAGCGCCAAAGGCCATGATGTCGATGGCGCCGGGATGTCGTACAAAGCCGGCGATACGTTCAAGATGGCCGCCAATGGCCGGAGCAACCAGTCTGCAGTGTTCATTGACTCGACGGGTCGCAGCTTCTCCCTCCCGGTCAACCAGATGCCTTCAGCCCGAACCCAGGGCGAGCCGCTTTCGGGCAAGCTCAGCATCCAGCAGGGGGCGACGTTTGAATGCGTGACGCTGCCAGACGATCAAGCCTACTACCTGCTCGCCTCCGATGCTGGCTATGGCTTTGTGGTCAAAGGCGAAGACCTTCAGTCCAAGAACAAGAACGGCAAGACCTTGTTGACCTTACCGGACAACAGCAAAGTCATCGCGCCGATCCTGCTCAAGGATCGTGACCAGGACTGGGTCGCTGCAGTCACCAGCGAAGGGCGTCTGCTCATATTCCAGGCCAGCGAACTGCCACAGCTGCCCAAAGGCAAAGGCAACAAGATCATCAGCGTGCCTGGCGACCGTGTAGCCTCGCGGGAAGAAATGATGACCCAACTGGTGACCCTGAGTGAGGGTGACAGCCTGCTGATTACCGCTGGCAAGCGCACCATGACCCTCAAGCCTTCTGATCTGGAAGGTTACAAGTCCAGTCGGGGCAAGCGCGGCAGCCTGTTGCCCAAGGGCTACCAGAAGGTGGATCAGGTCGAGGTCAGCGCCAGCTGA